CGATTCACTCGCTATTTCTTTGACCTAAATACACTGAAGTAACTGTACTCTCATGAAAGAGATAATTTCCTGATGCTGGAGAGCTTAACATCTGtttcctcccatttttttttttggtggtagAACATGGTAACGGAAGAACTGGCGgggttttctttcctctttttcttttgtatagcAAAGGCGCTGCATGCTGTGGCTATGTACGCTCTCTGTGAGCAGACGGGTTTCTCTCAAGGGCTATATAATCGTTTGTtctctattttctctccttcctgcctgccCCCCCCCTCCTGGAGAGGAGCGGATACGCCGAAGCCCAGGCAGGACTTCCTTAGCTGCGCCGTGCCTTCTGGCAGCCTGCGCCTCGTGCCCTCTCCCCGTCACCCCCCTTCCCCGACAAACAATGGCCAAAGGCTCCttcttgtttgttattttatatCCCGCAGAGGAAGAGCCGAGTGGAAGCTCGTGTCCCCGGAGGCCCTCGGCACAttccagctctggctgctgccttgctgGGCTGCCCGTGGCTCTTCCACGTGGTCCCCAGCCCTATAGGGCGAATCAGTGGTGCCGTGTGATGCTGGCGATCGCCATTCGGTTTTGAAGCAAACTTAGCATTGCTGAAGGGTGAGAGAGGGTCTGAGGGCCTCGAAGAGGTGTTCTGAATTGTTACTCCCTGGCAAGAGCAGATAGAAGAGATGGATGGGCTTATTGGTGGTGTCTGGTTGGAGTCCAGCTTCAGCAGCCCTGGAAGCATCAAGTTgttaattaaaggaaaaaaacaaaccccttTGGGTCAGATGCTTGATTATAACTGGTtgtatgagaaagaaaagcgGCTGCATAAAACTGGAATTGTAAGATATAATTGGAGATGCTCGTGGTCTGTAACAACTGTAAAAACCGCTGGTGAAGAAGCTCGCTCCAGAAAGCTGGAGTGGAACAAAGCATGCACATTTCAGTTGGAGAATTGGTCTGTGATTACCCAGCCACTTAATCCAGCAAAAATCTAATTGCTGAGGAAGGAGGTAGTTCTGCCCaccccagctccttcctcctgTCACGTGGCTTGGGTGTTCCTGTGGTTCTTTGGCTGAAAACCAAAGCCAGTGTTTCTTGTTTGGTTGCTTTCCCCCTCCTTGGATCAGCTTGCATCCAGAGATGCTCCCATTGGCACAAGGGGGGACATGGCATCTCCCTGACCTCACTGCCGGCTTCAGCAGGTGTTACCTGGGTCCCTGGAGTTATTTCAGCTCGTGTATCCCCCTGCTAGATTGCTATTACTCCCACCTGCATCATGCAAGAAAAACCCCGTTGCCAAGGAAATGTTACGGAATTGTGAATGAGGTATAAAGCACCTAGTTTTAGAGATCTGGATAACgcaaaagaaatgtgaagaatttGGAGGAGTGTCGTGGCCGTAGATATGGATGTTTTGTGCAACACACCTGGCACCATTAGCATGAGGTTTTGTGCTAACCTATTTGTCAGCCTTGGTTATTTTGCAAAAGGAAGGAGAACTGGGGGGAATGAAGGGCTGCTGTCTTTGtggtgagagcagcagcagagcctcgTGCAGAGGGCAGGGCTTGTGTGACAAACCCTCACAGCTCCGGTACGTTGGAGCAGTTCTCGGTGTCTGATTGCTGTGGTTTCTGAAACCACATTCCTTGCTGGATGAGGAGTTGTGTGCTTTGTAGACCAGCCGCAACCGCCCCGCTGTTCCGCCCTGTTCGGCTCGAGGTAATTCTGCGGGTGGACTAAGGTCACGGCGTTACCTCCCGCTGCCGCGGTTCATGTCTCGCACAGCGATGGCTGCTGCAGCGTAGCTGCTGGGTGGTAACCTGCTGCAACTTGACatctgcagctgtgcctgcagccctaGGAGGGGGAAACAAAGTGGGGGCTGACTAACTGCTTTAGTTTTGCAGCTAGCAGATGTCCTTAAAAATATGTCCAAAGTAATGGCTAATTAATTGAGTACTCTTGCAGCCATTCTCTGTACTCAAATTTTCTTGTTGTTAAGGGCCATAACGGCCCCAGGCCTGTGTGGTTTGGTCGATAAGGCCACCTTTTCTCTATTTGGTATATTTACAGCATCAGTTTCCCAtgagcctgctgctgttgtgcattTGTACAGTGGCAGACACTAATTCTGGTGGCTGTATCAGATGAGAGAGCATAGCAGATTGCGACACCCGGTTGGGGAAGCCTGGGCGAAGCTGACTGTCATTTGTTTAAATGCAGTGTGCCTGGGTGTGGGGAGGTTTTGGCTGAGGCTGGAGCCTGGTCTAGTACAGCTGATGGGCCTGGTGTGGCCCTGCAGCCACTGTAATGATGACCACAGGCACTAACAAAGCTGTACTGCTGTGAGTTGGCTTTTGCCATCTGGTCAGCCTGCGATTTTGGCGTATGCAGAGTCCTGCAGGCTTACTTGGTGTcaataagacaaaaataaggTGCTTTTCTTTGTCAGTAGCTGGTCGAAAGGCCTTTTGAATGCTAGACATGTGGCCTACTATTCTGTTCATCCATTGAAACCATGAGACCTTTCAGTGATGGCTTTAAAGCTCGTGAGAGCCCCAGGTGAGGCTGTAGAGGGGGAAGTGGAGAGGAGCCACCCAAGCTCTGGTGCAGTATCTGCCTAGTATGCATAGTTCTCACTTCACTGTGGCAGCCCTGGTTTATGTCTGgtttaaagctgcttttgtaagaattaaaaaaaaaaaaaacactatatatatttaaattttaagcctctgctttttccctgcctttctgTGTTGTGTTGCCTTTCTGGGGTGGGGCCATGCAGGGTCTGTGTCCTCTTAAAGACTCTTACATGAGAAACAGATTCTGTCTCCTCTTTGCTAGCATCCCTCCAAAGACTTTGTAGGGAAGTCTGTTTCCTTTGAATCTTCTTTCCCCATGCAGGATCCACCCAGccaaaaacaataaaacataaaactggaaagagaaaaaatagagaCCTTTTGTGATTTTGGTCTTTTGCTGCCATATGTGTGCTGGCTGCACAACTTGAAACTCCTCAAACGCACTTTTTCCACTCCATCAAATCCATTCAAATATGTTATTCTTTAAATTGCAGCAGAGAACAACCCCACAGACCATTGTGACAACCTTGGATGAGATGTTCTCCTCACAGGATTAcagaatggcatgggttgggagggaccttaaagattatctagttccaaccccttgctgtgctggctgtatccaatcacctcctcatctcacatGTACCTTGATGTAGCTTCCAGGATGATCTGTTCTGTGATCTCCCCAGGCACAGGTGTGAGGttcaccggcctgtagttccctaggtcctcctttctccttctcttaaaaatgggagtgatgtttccttttctgacttTTCCTGACCaacatgacttttcaaatgtcacggagagtggcttggcaaccacatcagccagttcccgCAGGACCCTGGGATATCCATCTTTgggccccatagacttgtacgcattcagcctcatgagggGGTCTTGCTgttacagtgggagggattttgctcccccaaCCCCTGCCTAGAGGTTCAAGGCCATGAGAGACGTGGGAAGCCTGAGAACTTGAGTTCCTCACCCTTTTCCACATCTGTTGTTGCCgcttctcccttctcatttatcctCAAGCACCAGATGCAgtgtcctttttaaaattttgctttacaAAAGCGTTCTGTGGTACACGGCTCCCATGTGAGTTTGTGCTACAGGGTTTGAGTAATGTCAATCCCTGCCCTGGCCCTAGATCAGGGACTTTTGCATGAGGAGGGAGAGTTTATTGCAAGATCTCCACCATGTAGAGCAGAGAAGGCAGTGGGCTGAGTAGACACAGGGCCAAACCAGAGCTGTGTGGGAAACAATAGCTATGCAATTAGGCTGTGCTACTCTACAGGTTGCCTTTGTCAAGGCATTGGTACTAGGGTGCAGCTGGGTGGCTGCTGGGAGAagccagggctgccctgcctgtcccggaatggcagcactgcaggctgaaGTGGAGCCTGTCAGTGGTGCTGGCAGCCCCTctgtaaaaatgtgtttaaggGCAAAAATGCTGGAGAGGACTGTaggagaagttaaaaaaaaaaaaaaaaaaagcgagtGTCATGGTTTGGCCTGGTTCAGCCTAGTTCCGTGTCAAGAGGTGAGGAACAGCACTATGAACCCTGAGGGCAGTGAAGGAGGAGGGGGTATCGGATGAGGACCTCTTCCCTGCCAGGACCTGTGGCCGGAGCTCCTGACAGATGCCTGTGCAGGAGCCATGGCCTGTGCAGAACCTGTGCAGGAGTGGAGGCAAAGCATGAGGAGGATGAGCAGGAAGGAGCTCTCCTGTCCCGACTGTAaccccctgcctgcagcccagccccgtGTTGCTCCTGGGGAAGGTGGGGCTGGGAAATGGCCTTTCTGTTTGGGGAGAGGGAGCAAGAGTGGCTGGATGGGCATCAGTGCTTGACCTCACCCTGCCGTAACAGCAAATATCCATCTTTGTTACTCTAATTACTGTGGGTgccataaatgttcagcattATGTCAGTGCCATGGCTGTAGCAGAAGCCAGGTAGCTGCAGCTCATATAAAAGCATGGTGGTTGTTGCTATTAAAGTTTCTGACCTTGCTTGGATGTGCTCCAGTTCCTCGGTGCCTCCACCACTCGCGGACACTTCAGGGCTCCCATGTGCTGTCACTGTCGTGGTGACACGATAGAAACAATGGCTGGTTTGGCTGGCCCTAAGGGTGAGCCTTCTGCGCTCGGCGCCATGGCTGCTACATCAGTAACTTTGGTTTTAATAGAAACAGGAAGTGCATTGGATCTTGTTCTGGATCGGATGGGGACCTCTGGCAGAGCAGTGAAATGGAGCGGAACAGAAGCCAACGGTGTGCCTTTGTGTCAGAGGAAAACGGAGGGTTTTTGTGTTGTCAAACCCATGTTGCTGGGGCTGTACCCTTTCTTGtccctgcttttcctctcttctttgtCCTGAGAAGGGGTCTGGGATCGGGAGCTGGCAGGCGGTTCTGTGTGCTGCACAGACAGACAGCTAACACAGGACCATGTTATGAAGCTGTAGCGGTGAGACAGGACAGGGCAGGGCAGGTGTATACCAGTGGAAGGGAAGGCTTAGGATCTGCATGGGTAGAAGTCCAAATTCTTACAAAGGCTTGGCAGTGGTTGCCATTGCTTTTGTGTTGGGGGTATCCGTAGTTTTAATCCTGTTCACTTAGGCTGAAACTTACTTGAGGGGAACATGTGTTCTTGTGTAGCACTGAGCGGTGGCCAAGCATCTTTCATTTAGCAGTTCAGTTCCAGTGAGGGATTCCTGTGCTGATGCCATAGCTGTTGTAGGAAAACGTGGCTTGAATATTCTGTGAGGTTTTTGGTATTGAAGTCATTTCAGAATTGCATTGTTTCCAGGAAAAGGCTCATCCTGGCTTTTCTTTGAATGCCTCCCCGAAGAGACGGAACTCGTTGGGAGTGCATTGTCAGTTCCTGGCAGATGGGGCTGGTGAGGATGACAGTGACAAGTACAGGGACACTTTACTGcagtttcctcttttcctctgtcaTGTACTCTGATGTATTGAGAGTCCTAGCAATTTGCAAGACCAATATGTGAGTTATGGTATTCTTTGAATACTTTGGGGTAACTTTATTAATGCAGAAAGCTTATTTATAATCATTACATCTTCGGTCTCTTAAATCAGACTTAAGTTGCTTTGAACTTTGTATAGTTCAGGAGCAAAATCTCGgtctcactgaaatcagtggcaCCACTGTCACTGCAATAAGATTTGACTTGTGTTGCATTAGCAAATGTGTCTTCTGAAAAAGCTTTCTGCTCCTAATCTTgttcctttgctctttttttcctcaagtctTGTGAAGAAAACAATCTGAAGACAATGTATCTTTGACCCCTGGTACCAGCTTTTGCGCCGGAGCAATGGAAGTTACAGATGGCTGCCGGCACACTGACCCTGTGATAATTTCAAATGGATATGCAAACAGGATTTTCCAAGCAAACATGGAGGATAGGAGTGCTGACGCATCGGAggtctgctgtgctgagcacgGCACCTCCAGTGATGCAGTCCTGAATGAACAGGAAGAAGCACCCAGGTATAAGAAGCTGACCAAAGGGAACAGGATCTGGAATTTTGTTTGGCGAAGGAAAGGATCTTCTATGAATAAAAGAAGACCCCGGTCCATGATCGTACTGGGAGATGCCTACGAGGCCTCTGATGAAAAAAAGCCATCCTTCATGGACAGAGTAATGCCCTTAAAAAAGCTAAGAACCTCTAAGTTGCCTAAGGATGTAGATTTTGGAGGATCTGCAGTGCAGGTTACTTGTGTCCCTGAGGAAGACCATCCTGCTAGTGGGCAAAGAGCAGTCTACAGGGTTAAGAAAGTGGGTGACAGCCAGAGGCCCTTCCGCCATTCGTATGGGGGGCACACTGAAGATTTAGATTCCTCTTTTGAAGACACTGAGCTGAATATCAGCATTCCTGAAATTGATGCCAATGAAAGTAAATGTCTCAGGGATATTAGTAGCAGACTACACAATGAAGATAATGATAGTAACTGCCAGAAAATACCAGCTAGAAAGAGCGAGTCTTTGAATTTTGAGAACTTTAAGAGTCCTGCAATTACGGAAGGGGACAATCAAAAGAAGTGTGCTGTGCTCCCACAGGAGGGCAAAAGAGGAAGAAGCTCTGATGTCTGGAGCTATCTGAAAGGAATTTCATTAACTAGCAAAGATAATTCAAAGCTTCTAGATGAAAGGGCTGAAACCAATTTCCAGAACTTAGAAAATATAACTGATCATTCCACTTCTTATTTGGACTTTGATATGAGATGTGAGGAGAATCTTAGCCAGCAGAAAAAATCAAACGGCGCAACCAAAGCCACTCACTTTGCAGGTTTTGTGCGGTTCTTCACCAGTGTGGCCGAGGCAGCTCGGCGGCTGCGAGGCTCCTCAAAGGCATTTTCACCCGATGAGAAAAGGCCTCAGCGGAGTTCCCGAAGCTGGAGGCAGGATGTCATCTCCCGCAAAGTGAGCTTGGTTATCGAGAATGAGACTGCGAATGCTTTCTGCACGGTGGGAGCATGTCTGCAGTCCCCAGATTCAGGTGTGTGGGATAATCCAAGCTTTGAGTGTTCCGTGGGGAAGGAGCCCACACAGGGTTGCAAAGCTGCAGAGGAGTCACAAGACATCGGCTCCTCTGCCCTGAGCAGCAAGAATGATAGTTTTAATGAAACACCACTTTCTCCCTCTGGGCCAGAGCTCCCAGATGACTCTGTCACTGTGGTAAATGCCAAAGAACCCTCTGAGACTGAAGTCCAGTTTCCACAGACAACTCTGACCAAACAGATTCAGGATTTGGATAGTACTCCAGAGAAGGCACAGGCTGTGGGCAGAGACCTGCCACTTTCTGAAGATCTTCCTGGGAAAAATCTGGGTACTTCTGAGCTGGGCAGTTCTCCAGCTGCTAATGGTGACTTTCCTGTAGTGACTGTGGCTCTGATCCATCATCCACTAAAAATGACTCTGCATGAACTTGAACCTCAGGATGTGGCTTGTGCTTCAGTAGTAACTAATGACATGAGTACGTCTctagcagcagctctggagctTTCAAAGACTGAACTGGATACGAAGGGCCTGAGAAATCCTGAGTTGCCTTTACAAGACTTATCTAGAGATGACCTGGAGTTTCAGGACTCAAGCAATACTCCAGAGAAGGCACAGGTCGAAGGCGGGGACCTGCCATGTTCTCAACATCTTCCAGAGAAAAATCTGGATACTTCAGAGCTGGACAGTTCTCCAGCTGCTAACGGTGACTTTCCTGCCTGGACTTCTTTAAAATGTGCAACAGCTGAAGGACAGGTGTTTGTGCAGACTGGTGGACGCTtcaaaaagcacagagcaagTTCACCTGTAGAACAGAACCCTGTGGAGTTACTTGGCAGAGGAGTGCGCTTTGACTGCGAGGATGAGTGCCGTCCGTTCCAGGTGACCATCTCTAGAATTGTCTCCTCTGGACTACTTAACAACGGAAAGGTATGAGTAAGCTTTACTGTACAACTTCCAGTAAGACTGTATTGCTGTTATACCTCTTACAAAGATGGTTTGCACTTGAAGTCATTTTTATATATCCCTCTTTGGGATTTTCACTTAATCATACAAATTATGGCAGTAGGTGTAGCTTTTATATCAGACTATGAGGAACCAGTTGACTGGCATATCCCTGGGCTGTTAGTGCAAAtttccagagctgctcctctgAGGACCCTTTGGCTGTGTCATTATCAGTGCCTTTAGAAGAGGGCTGTAACAGAGATTTGTGTATTTCTAGGCACTAactttaattttccttcctctctgcattTAGTAGTAGTGGCAGTTGATTTTTATTAGGTGATGCTTGTTACACCACAGCATCTAGAACACCAGGAAGATTCCTGGCACACAGACCTAGCCCAAAATGGAAGATGGGAAATGGTGGTTCTGAGAATTACAAATCTGTATTGCCCAGCATGAAGtccagctgttttcttttgggtTCCTGTTGGCTAAAGATGAAAtgatgacttttatttttaaggtgcCAGGTAGGGAAATTGGGTCAACTCATGGAGAAACTTTTGCCTTGCCTTTTGGGCTTTGAGAGACGAGATATTATGGGGCGATGACATTATTCCCTGTTGGAAAAGGGGTCACTAACTTCTGAGCCAAGAGGGGAAGTGTTTGAAAACTGGCAGCAGATTAGAAATAcggaggagaaaaaaagtctgaactTCTGACTCCCAGTTACAACGGGCAGTACCGTTGTCAGTtatttctggctttgttttttgggtcttttttttgctccatttttttgtaattcaaaaatataaatataaagaCAGTTCACTGCGTAATTCCAGGGATTTATGAAGTGGGACCAGTAGTGGTTAGTCACTTACAGTCTCCTGGACAAAATGTTTTTAGCAGCGGCTTGAACGAGTGGACTGTGGTTTGATACACTCTTGCAGGGACTTAGCTGTAAGTATGCTGGGCGGGAGAAAGATAACAGAGGCATGAAAGGACTGAGTGGAGCAAGGGAAGTACTGGCGATCTTTTTCCAGAGCAGCTGCATTTTTGGTAGCTGAGGGTGATGGCTGCATGTCGATCTCAGAGTTCttgcaaccctgcccacggcaggggagCTGAAACAAGATGttctttaaggttccttccgacctaagccattctgtcattctttgAGGGCAAAATCTGAGCAGTTTCCCAAGTCAGCTGTGAACAGaggtgggatgattcccatctcagctgctgcagctcacagaCTTTACAGAGAAACTTAAAGATGGTACTCAAGATAACTGGATAGGAAACCTCCCCCGAGTTCCTGTGGGGGGTGGTGACAGCAGTACAACCTCTGGAGTGCAGTGGCTTCCAGCCTCACAGGTCCATGGCTTCTGCCTCACTGGGCAGAAGCAGTGGCAAGCTGGAAGGGAAAGCATGCAGCCCACCCTGGTTTGTAAACACCTCTGGATCTAGAACCTTGGTCTAGAGATGCCCAGTGATCTAAGAGCAGCACCAAGTCCCATGCAAAGGAGGGAAACTTTTGGATGGGAATGGACCTAGAGAGTCCGTCAGCAGCTCCAGTAACAAATGTCCTGAGACACCCAAGGGATTTACTTGCCTGTCTCTCATCAGGGAGTGGCACTCGGAAACAGTTTGccaaaaataaacatgtatGAGGAATAACTTCAGCCTGAGCGTGACACTAGCAGCAAACTCAGGCCTCTTACTGTTTTAAGGCTAAATTTGCCTCCTTACCGGCACCTGTTCCTTGGGACAGTTGTTGGCCCTCAtgcctctgctgcaggctgctctgcattAACGGAAGGATTTGGATTTCAAGTGAAATGCTCCACCAAAAGTAGGAAGAAGGTGCTGCTGGGCCAGGGTGGCTTGCCTTGGTCAGATGCTGTAAGCAAgtgctcctgcagcttttgaaatgcattagctgtgtgaaacagaaatagctccagcaactgttttcaaaacaacCTACATGTTTTcccacaaaaagcagaaaaatgctggTTCTCACTGAGGCTCCTTGCCCCAGCCTGCTAGGAGGTGGTAAGAGATTGGGGATGATGTAGTGCAGAGGGTGGTGGAGTGAGATGTGGGGGACCTCGGTATTGGTCCTAGTTATACAGCAAATCTTCTAAATCTTAGCTGTACTCTTCTAAAATTAGCACCTCAGTTTCTTGTTCTCCTAACcttgccttttaaaatttcatgttttccagcagcagcttaCTGACAGTGTGGGCAAGTAAAAGCTCAACAGTGTTTGATCTTAATGCTGTACAGACAACAGCAGTGCAACAATGTTTAGTAAGAAGAGCAGTGGGTAGAAAACCACTTCTCGAACTGTTCCCCCGCCTAGCTGCTTTTGGGTCCCATCCCAAATTCTCATTTGTTCAGGGAACTAATCAAACAGCTCggataaaaacattttgaaggaCTGAATGAACAGTAGCAGTCAAAATGAGTCCTCAGTGGCAAGGGAATTACCGATTCACACTGCTGTAACTCTGGGATTGAAAGGCCTTCCTTATTTTCAGATAGAGATATGAGAAATGAGCTCAAAGGTGACATAGAGTTTGTCTGAGATTTTGGTCAACTTATGGCCTTCACTTGCAAATGAtaaaagtttctcttttctgtgtctCCACTGAAGCTAATTCTCCTTATCCCACCTCTAAAGGCAGGGTGGTGTCCCAGCAggaagcacagtgctgcagggaaTCAGGCACAGCCCCACAAGCTGAACTTGGCCGCTTCTGGGAGCTTGAGCTGATACTGCACGGGGAGGAAGCTGTGTAACCACATTGGCTACCCTGCAGCTAGGCATTTCCAGCAGGGTTTCACACCACCCCCTGTATCCTTGGACAGAGTTTGTGGGGGGTTTGATGCTTGCTTTGAGCATGGCATGAGAAACAGTTGCAAAATACTCCTCTGACACCCTATCTCAGGCTTCAATTTCCAGTTTGTAGAAACTCATGTTTCTCAGAAACATGATTTAGATTTATTGCTGTCCAAGGTCCTTCTGGGTCACCTCAGGGCTCGCATAGGTGTTCAGCAGGGACTGAGGGCTGTGGGTCAGCTCCATTGCATTTTGGCTTCTGCAGTTAAAATGCAGTTAAGGTGCAAAATCTTTTCACTGCGGTCTTGCTCTGCCCTCTGCTGGTTGTTTTTGAAATAAGGATtaattttaaggaagaaaatgctttatctttttttctctagaatttGAATTTCATCTGTAAGAGGTTTATAATCTGCATCTTGCTGCTGTCTTTCCgccccccccacacacacacatagaaACCAGTTGGTTCTGTGATGCCATTTTCTGGGGGAATTACAATTGCTAGAAGCATGAAAATGAGTTCTCTACAGTCTTGTGTGCCTGGACAGAAAGCGTCAGCCCTGCAGGATAAGGTGCTAGGCTGGCCGATGGATCCTGGAGGTCTCCCAGCTAGTCTGCTGTTTCTCTCTTGGACCATCCCCACTTCTCAGCCTCACAGCACACAAGGGGGAGTGTTTCCTTtgggcagctgtgggtctggggCTCTGTGCCCCATATTTAACTGTTCTGGGAGCCGTTAGGGTGCTCACTGCTCAGAGCGTGCTGACGCTGAGAGTGCCCTGTACCAATGGCGATCGGTGCTTTTACAGCATTCCTGGGTTTTGCGATTTCTGTGCATGCTGTGCTGCACGCGTGGGAAAATCGGAGGCTCATCCTGTGCGGTGGGTCTGACTGGAAGCACCGGATTGCTGATTTACCTGTGTGTGCGCGTGCCAGAAGATGCGCTGGCAGATACGCCTTCTGATAGCCGGGGCACTGGGGGCAAACCCAGGAGGTCTCAGATCCTCCCACGGGTTTGGAATTCTGCTttagagcagctgctgcaagaTGCCTTTTCACAAGAGGAAGAtggaacaattttctttttctctgtttgatGAGAGACTGCAAGCAATTTGCAACAGGATCCCGTGGTGACCTTTAGCTTGAGATTGTTTGATTGTCTCCCTGCCACAGAACACattgggagctgctgcaggagtgtGACTGCCGAGCTGGCTTCCCCCTCCTTGCTGCTCAGTGGCACTAAGCAGGAAATGTGTGTTTCTGAGGGCTGATCTTCAGAGCTTCATCTCCTGGTTGTTGCCAGTCAGCTGGGTTGTCTCCGCCTACTGTGCTTATGAAAGAAGCACAAGTTAAGAAATACTGCTTTACTTTCTAAGTCCTCCTGCCGCCAAAGGAGCACTGTATTTCTGTCTGTAGTGAGGTATGATTTAGTTACAGAATGAAGATCTTGTATATTTATGGCATTTAATACGTTTATGTCTGACAATCAtcttatttttagaagagaCAAAACCTCTCAGCTGTTCGGATTTTCTTAATAACCGTGAAGTGTTATCAAAATCTTGAATTAAATCCCATATTTAGTGCTATCTATAGTgggatagctttttttttcgTTGGAAACATTTTTAGCACTGTCAGGGCAAGGCAGGTTGCATC
The window above is part of the Numida meleagris isolate 19003 breed g44 Domestic line chromosome 8, NumMel1.0, whole genome shotgun sequence genome. Proteins encoded here:
- the ARHGEF9 gene encoding rho guanine nucleotide exchange factor 9 isoform X3, translating into MEVTDGCRHTDPVIISNGYANRIFQANMEDRSADASEVCCAEHGTSSDAVLNEQEEAPRYKKLTKGNRIWNFVWRRKGSSMNKRRPRSMIVLGDAYEASDEKKPSFMDRVMPLKKLRTSKLPKDVDFGGSAVQVTCVPEEDHPASGQRAVYRVKKVGDSQRPFRHSYGGHTEDLDSSFEDTELNISIPEIDANESKCLRDISSRLHNEDNDSNCQKIPARKSESLNFENFKSPAITEGDNQKKCAVLPQEGKRGRSSDVWSYLKGISLTSKDNSKLLDERAETNFQNLENITDHSTSYLDFDMRCEENLSQQKKSNGATKATHFAGFVRFFTSVAEAARRLRGSSKAFSPDEKRPQRSSRSWRQDVISRKVSLVIENETANAFCTVGACLQSPDSGVWDNPSFECSVGKEPTQGCKAAEESQDIGSSALSSKNDSFNETPLSPSGPELPDDSVTVVNAKEPSETEVQFPQTTLTKQIQDLDSTPEKAQAVGRDLPLSEDLPGKNLGTSELGSSPAANGDFPVVTVALIHHPLKMTLHELEPQDVACASVVTNDMSTSLAAALELSKTELDTKGLRNPELPLQDLSRDDLEFQDSSNTPEKAQVEGGDLPCSQHLPEKNLDTSELDSSPAANGDFPAWTSLKCATAEGQVFVQTGGRFKKHRASSPVEQNPVELLGRGVRFDCEDECRPFQVTISRIVSSGLLNNGKTMSHPSQPSPRAPPFKVLVERCRSEPLSQSTPMGLDQVGGRMQHLLRRRAENELASKTLKVRRNGGRRWNLLKPGAEKLQISRLWVNQEDGVEEGTSEVQNGHLDPSADCLCLGRTVQNRDQMRANVINEIMSTERHYIKHLKDICEGYLKQCRKRRDMFSDEQLKIIFGNIEDIYRFQMGFVRDLEKQYNNEDPHLSEIGPCFLEHQDGFWIYSEYCNNHLDACMELSKLMKDSRYQHFFEACRLLQQMIDIAIDGFLLTPVQKICKYPLQLAELLKYTAQDHSDYRYVAAALAVMRNVTLQINERKRRLENIDKIAQWQASVLDWEGDDILDRSSELIYTGEMSWIYQPYGRNQQRVFFLFDHQMVLCKKDLIRRDILYYKGRIDMDKYEVVDIEDGRDDDFNVSMKNAFKLHNKETEEMHLFFAKKLEEKLRWLRAFREERKMVKEDEKIGFEISENQKRQAAMTVKKVSKQKGVSYSKSVPPAYPPPQDPLNQGQYMVTDGISQSQVFEFTEPRRSQAPFWQNFSRLTPFKK